ATTTTTGTTCTGTCAGTCTTCCGCTCCAAAAAAAACGAAGCCTGCAAATTCGACTTCTACCACAAGAAAAACTAACAATGCTCCGAGCAAAAAAAGAGTTCAGCAAAAAACGCAAGGCAATGCCAAAAGCAAACAAAACTCCAGCAACACTGCAAACTCCAAGGCAAAAAGCAAAAATTCTTTGTGGAACATTAAATCGCTGGACACCGCAAGAAATGTTAATTACCTGAGCGATTTTGAAAAAAATGTAATTCTGGAAATGAACAAGGCAAGAACAAATCCGAAGCAATACGCTGATTTATATATTGTTCCAAGGCTGAAAAATTTCGACGGAAACATATATATCGAAAAAGGAACAGGAAATTCACAAGGCAAAAGATTTCTAACACGTGAGGGCGCAGCAGTTGTAAAGGAGTGCATAGAATATATGTACAAGCAAACGCCGCGTTCTCCTCTACGTCCGTCTAAAGGTCTTACGAAGGCGGCAAAAGAACATGCGGAAAGCCAAGTTCTCACCAATGAGTTTGGGCACACCAGAACTGACGGCACAAATCCATTTCAGAACATGGGAAAATACGGCTCGTTTATGGGATGGGGTGAAAACATATCCTACGGCATGAGCACTGCAAGAAGCACTGTATTGCAACTCTTAATTGACGACGGAGTTTCCTCGCGCGGGCACAGAACAAACCTTATGAATAAGACTTTCAGCTCCGCTGGCGTAGGATTCGCAGAAAACAAAAAGACAGGAAAAATTGAATGTGTAATCGACTACGCGCAAAACTACGTGGAAAATCAATAAGAACAGTTGCAGGTTGACTTGGAAAATTAATCAGTTATAATAGAACCAACAGCAAGTCCAGAACCAACAGAGTTGCAGGTTGACTTGGAAAATTAATCAGTTATAATTTATATCTTTACGACCGTTACATGAACGGTGTTGCAGGTTGACTTGGAAAATTAATCAGTTATAATATCTGTCGGGTATAGTGGCGTTCGGTTATTGTTGCAGGTTGACTTGGAAAATTAATCAGTTATAATATATCCATGTTCATCAGTTTCGTAGTGTCCGTTGCAGGTTGACTTGGAAAATTAATCAGTTATAATATGAACAAATCAATATCGTAAAAAAAATTAGTTGCAGGTTGACTTGGAAAATTAATCAGTTATAATAAGACAGATTGAAGCCATTGTTAGCAAGATGTTGCAGGTTGACTTGGAAAATTAATCAGTTATAATCAAACGGAAGAGCAGAAAGGAAGTAATCCTGTTGCAGGTTGACTTGGAAAATTAATCAGTTATAATACATCCAATGTAATTCTTTTCGAGATAAAGAAATAGAGTACATTGGATGTATTTTTTTTTGAGGAAAAATTAAAATAACATGAGTTGTTCAGGTACTTTTTTTTCAATTTTATTTCCAGATGAATAACTTATTATATTGGAATATTGTCTATCTGTTATTGTAAGAATATCAACTTTTCCATCTGGAGGCAAGTTGTTTACAATCAGTTTATAATATTTTTCGCAGGCATCTTTCCCAGAAAAAAGCTTTGTATAAATCGAATACTGAACCATAGAAAATCCATTGTCTAAAAGAAAATTCCTAAAATCAGTCGCAGCCTTCCGCTCTTTCTTTTCGATTACCGGTAAATCAAATAAAACCATCATCCACATAAGCTCATACCTGTTCAATTCAAGACTCTTCATCTTTTTCACCTTGCTCCCAGACAGGAAGTTCAATGTTAGGATTTTTATCTTCCAATGCATGAACATAAGAAGCCGTCATATACTGCATGCTCTGAAACGCCGGAGCATAGCCTTCTGTAGTACGGACTTTTAGCCATAAAGAATCCGTAAGCC
This genomic stretch from uncultured Treponema sp. harbors:
- a CDS encoding CAP domain-containing protein — its product is MKKRFLFALFTIFISAFLFCQSSAPKKTKPANSTSTTRKTNNAPSKKRVQQKTQGNAKSKQNSSNTANSKAKSKNSLWNIKSLDTARNVNYLSDFEKNVILEMNKARTNPKQYADLYIVPRLKNFDGNIYIEKGTGNSQGKRFLTREGAAVVKECIEYMYKQTPRSPLRPSKGLTKAAKEHAESQVLTNEFGHTRTDGTNPFQNMGKYGSFMGWGENISYGMSTARSTVLQLLIDDGVSSRGHRTNLMNKTFSSAGVGFAENKKTGKIECVIDYAQNYVENQ
- the cas2 gene encoding CRISPR-associated endonuclease Cas2, whose translation is MKSLELNRYELMWMMVLFDLPVIEKKERKAATDFRNFLLDNGFSMVQYSIYTKLFSGKDACEKYYKLIVNNLPPDGKVDILTITDRQYSNIISYSSGNKIEKKVPEQLMLF